In Hymenobacter sublimis, a single genomic region encodes these proteins:
- a CDS encoding OmpH family outer membrane protein — protein sequence MNKMFSWVAAVALLLVGGLPQTVLAQKFGYVDSEFIMGKMPAYAQAQQELNTLSGNWQKDIETQKKDLDKLYRNYQAEEVVLTEPMKKKRQDEILKKEQDIKAYSNKIFGFEGQLFKKRQELTKPVQDQVFEAIEKVAKKKQLAIVFDKSGDLTMLYTNPVHDYTEFVMEELGLASEERNQPGQKGAVRSVTTPQAPAGDAVVEDEPAATRPKQPTRTTTRPATRKN from the coding sequence ATGAACAAGATGTTTTCGTGGGTAGCGGCCGTCGCACTCCTGTTAGTGGGGGGCTTGCCCCAAACAGTACTAGCCCAGAAATTCGGCTACGTCGATTCCGAGTTTATCATGGGTAAGATGCCGGCGTATGCGCAGGCTCAGCAGGAACTCAATACCCTTTCCGGCAATTGGCAGAAGGATATCGAGACGCAAAAAAAGGACTTGGATAAGCTTTATCGGAATTATCAGGCCGAAGAAGTCGTTCTAACTGAGCCGATGAAGAAGAAGCGTCAGGACGAGATTTTGAAGAAGGAGCAGGATATTAAGGCTTACTCCAACAAAATATTCGGTTTTGAAGGGCAGCTTTTTAAGAAGCGGCAAGAGCTTACCAAGCCGGTACAGGATCAGGTATTTGAGGCCATTGAGAAGGTAGCGAAGAAGAAACAACTCGCTATTGTTTTCGATAAATCTGGTGACCTGACTATGCTCTACACTAACCCGGTGCACGATTACACGGAGTTTGTAATGGAAGAACTGGGCCTGGCCTCGGAGGAGCGCAACCAGCCCGGCCAGAAAGGCGCCGTACGGTCGGTGACTACTCCGCAGGCTCCGGCGGGTGATGCGGTGGTAGAAGACGAACCTGCTGCTACCCGGCCTAAACAGCCGACTCGTACTACCACGCGGCCGGCAACCCGAAAAAATTAA
- a CDS encoding ExbD/TolR family protein: MAEIQQQADSGKGGKKRAKKMSTKIDMTPMVDLAFLLLTFFMLTTTFSKPTVMEVAMPVKPKPGEEQPPIKASNALTLLLGENNKLYYYDGLLDGTTKPELKLSNYGADGIRKVLLQHKSNPQLVVLIKPDDKSAYKNMVDILDEMNITETKKYALVDISKPDQELIKTSGL; encoded by the coding sequence ATGGCAGAAATACAACAACAAGCCGATTCCGGTAAAGGAGGTAAGAAACGGGCCAAGAAAATGTCGACCAAAATCGACATGACCCCGATGGTGGACTTGGCCTTCCTGTTGCTTACCTTCTTCATGCTCACAACCACCTTTAGCAAGCCCACCGTAATGGAGGTTGCTATGCCGGTGAAACCCAAACCAGGTGAAGAGCAGCCGCCTATTAAGGCGTCGAATGCTCTGACTCTGCTATTAGGCGAGAACAATAAACTGTACTATTACGATGGTTTGTTGGATGGTACTACTAAGCCAGAGTTGAAGCTTTCTAACTATGGTGCTGATGGTATTCGTAAGGTGTTGCTTCAGCACAAAAGCAACCCACAGCTCGTAGTGCTGATCAAGCCAGACGATAAATCGGCTTACAAGAATATGGTTGATATTCTTGACGAGATGAACATCACGGAAACCAAGAAGTATGCCTTGGTAGACATCTCTAAGCCTGATCAGGAACTGATTAAAACTTCTGGATTATGA
- a CDS encoding isoprenyl transferase has protein sequence MAVRSEIDSQNIPAHVAVIMDGNGRWAKQKGGLRIFGHQSAIKAVRETVEAAAEVGVRYLTLYAFSTENWSRPAHEVMALMQLLVHTIRQETPTLLKNSIRLQAIGQIENLPASCQKELAEAIELTKEGSRTTLLLALSYSGRWDLTQAAQRMAQEVAAGRLQPEQITEQTVASFLSTAGIPDPELLIRTSGEQRISNFLLWQLAYTELFITDLLWPDFRREHFYDALRAYQQRERRFGKTSEQLTVS, from the coding sequence ATGGCCGTCCGGTCCGAGATAGATTCCCAGAATATACCCGCTCACGTAGCTGTCATAATGGATGGCAATGGCCGTTGGGCCAAGCAGAAGGGGGGCTTGCGCATTTTCGGGCACCAGAGCGCCATCAAGGCCGTGCGCGAAACAGTAGAGGCCGCCGCGGAAGTGGGGGTGCGCTACTTAACCTTGTATGCCTTCTCGACCGAAAACTGGTCGCGGCCGGCGCACGAGGTGATGGCGCTTATGCAGTTGTTGGTTCATACCATCCGGCAAGAAACCCCTACGCTGCTCAAAAACAGCATCCGCCTTCAAGCAATCGGCCAGATTGAAAATTTGCCTGCTTCCTGCCAAAAGGAATTGGCGGAGGCAATCGAGCTAACTAAAGAAGGCTCCCGAACTACTCTGCTGCTAGCTCTAAGCTACAGCGGCCGGTGGGACCTAACGCAGGCCGCGCAGCGAATGGCTCAAGAGGTAGCAGCTGGTCGGCTGCAGCCGGAGCAAATCACGGAGCAAACGGTAGCCAGCTTTCTTTCAACAGCAGGCATTCCAGATCCTGAATTGCTGATTCGCACCAGTGGCGAACAGCGCATTAGTAATTTTTTATTGTGGCAGCTGGCCTATACGGAACTGTTTATCACCGATTTGCTGTGGCCTGATTTCCGGCGGGAGCATTTTTACGATGCCCTGCGGGCTTACCAGCAGCGGGAGCGTCGGTTCGGGAAAACCAGTGAGCAGCTAACCGTTTCGTAA
- a CDS encoding OmpH family outer membrane protein, which produces MNKFRVALAAAALTFTTATASMAQTAAPLKIGYTSVQYVLSQMPESKQIESQLKDYSTQLKSQLDAKSTEFRTKVEAYQKGGATMTDVVKADKEKELQNLQQSIQEFQQNAEVSLQQKQQTLLKPALDKLQKNIDAVADENGYTYILNSDGDSPLLLHGPKDGDVSDLILKKMGITPGAAAAAPKVATPAAASTQAAAPTATKTKTKTKK; this is translated from the coding sequence ATGAACAAATTCCGCGTTGCACTGGCTGCTGCCGCCCTTACCTTCACTACGGCTACGGCTTCGATGGCACAGACGGCCGCACCGCTGAAGATCGGGTATACTAGCGTTCAGTACGTACTGAGCCAGATGCCTGAGAGCAAGCAGATTGAATCCCAGTTGAAGGACTACAGCACGCAGCTCAAAAGCCAGCTGGATGCAAAAAGCACGGAGTTCCGCACTAAGGTAGAAGCCTACCAGAAAGGTGGCGCTACTATGACGGACGTAGTTAAGGCTGATAAAGAAAAAGAACTCCAGAACCTGCAGCAGTCGATTCAGGAGTTCCAGCAGAATGCAGAAGTATCGCTGCAGCAAAAGCAGCAGACGCTGTTAAAGCCCGCTCTGGACAAACTGCAGAAAAATATTGATGCCGTGGCCGATGAGAACGGCTATACCTACATTCTGAACTCTGATGGTGACAGCCCTTTGCTGTTGCACGGCCCGAAGGATGGTGACGTATCAGACCTGATTCTGAAGAAAATGGGCATCACCCCGGGCGCTGCTGCGGCCGCTCCTAAAGTAGCTACGCCGGCAGCAGCCTCTACGCAAGCTGCTGCCCCTACGGCTACCAAGACGAAAACCAAGACAAAGAAGTAA
- a CDS encoding energy transducer TonB, translated as MMDNSQLAKASLDDIVFEGRNKAYGAYVIRRVYGKHVTRAVLIAVALFALMIAFPLVARMMKKDEVVEDEKMLKVNVLEAPPLDATKPPPPPPPPPDAPPPPPPKLSTIKFVPPVVKKDEEVQKQEEIPDQEELKDKVVANETVKGNTDNPADLAGLEPGEGTKAVEEVVETKPYTYVEQMPVFPGGQEALLQYIAKNIKYPAMALRNQVEGRVFIKFVVGPDGAVTNAEVQKGIGAGCDEESLRVIKNLPRFTPGKQNGRAVSVYYTVPVTFAIK; from the coding sequence ATGATGGACAACTCGCAGTTGGCCAAAGCCTCTCTCGATGACATCGTCTTCGAGGGGCGCAATAAGGCCTATGGAGCCTACGTAATCCGGCGGGTGTATGGAAAGCACGTAACCCGAGCAGTTCTCATTGCCGTTGCCCTTTTCGCTCTCATGATTGCCTTCCCTTTGGTGGCGCGCATGATGAAGAAAGATGAGGTAGTGGAAGACGAGAAGATGCTGAAGGTGAACGTACTGGAGGCACCGCCGCTGGATGCGACTAAGCCCCCACCACCACCGCCGCCGCCACCAGACGCGCCGCCACCACCACCACCAAAGCTCTCCACGATTAAATTCGTACCCCCCGTTGTTAAGAAAGACGAGGAAGTACAGAAACAGGAAGAAATTCCAGATCAGGAGGAGCTCAAGGATAAGGTAGTAGCTAACGAAACCGTGAAAGGCAACACCGATAATCCAGCTGACTTGGCTGGTTTAGAACCCGGTGAAGGCACGAAAGCGGTGGAGGAGGTAGTGGAAACCAAGCCTTATACTTACGTAGAACAGATGCCGGTTTTCCCTGGCGGACAAGAAGCGTTGCTGCAATACATTGCCAAGAACATCAAGTATCCGGCAATGGCATTGCGCAATCAGGTTGAAGGTCGCGTTTTCATTAAGTTCGTAGTAGGCCCTGACGGAGCTGTTACGAATGCCGAAGTGCAAAAAGGTATTGGTGCTGGTTGCGACGAAGAGTCGCTCCGAGTTATCAAAAACTTGCCGCGCTTTACTCCTGGTAAGCAGAATGGCCGGGCAGTGTCCGTGTACTACACGGTTCCTGTAACCTTCGCCATCAAATAA
- a CDS encoding tetratricopeptide repeat protein, whose amino-acid sequence MNLKPWKLTLLAALSVSGSAALAQSSGAQKAIELERYSEARAALLRQGQSNETSFELGRLYQLRDMPDSAAYYFNRIALNPKDAMTQIAAGRAALAQGKTAEAEIQFDNAVKSSKGKDPKVYTMIAQAYAESNVKDVTKALTYVSAGEKLGKGKDDPALMIARGDLYLKTEQGGGEAMNSYERATLADPNNVKAYVRKGQLNMRARTYNEAKTNFDKAISLDPNYAPAYNALAETYYFAGRYDDALAQFQKYSSLAEKSSDTDAKYASFLYLTKKYPEALVEVDKVLAKDPNNLTMNRLRAYSLYETGKNDEALAAMQKYMQLASAGNKVITEDNVYYGKMLIKGGKTTEGAAIIKKAIDADPKKAADLQNELAQAYMAAKDYPNAISTLKARMAATKGGELTDKVYLGRAYELNSQYAQADSLYGLVVAERPNYVPGYQMRARANANIDKDSKQGLAKPYYEKYIEVAGASADAAKYKSGLLEANKYLGYYYYQKGDKTTALPYWQQALALDPNDQQAKTAIAEITKPKTAAKPAVKRK is encoded by the coding sequence ATGAATCTCAAGCCCTGGAAGCTTACGCTCCTCGCTGCTTTGTCTGTTTCGGGTTCTGCTGCCCTTGCCCAATCTTCGGGCGCCCAAAAAGCCATTGAGCTGGAGCGTTACAGCGAAGCCCGCGCCGCTTTGCTGCGGCAAGGCCAATCGAATGAGACGTCGTTCGAACTTGGCCGTTTGTATCAACTGCGCGATATGCCCGATTCAGCGGCATACTATTTCAACCGCATTGCTCTGAACCCGAAGGATGCCATGACCCAGATAGCTGCCGGCCGTGCCGCGTTAGCTCAAGGAAAAACGGCCGAAGCTGAGATTCAGTTTGACAATGCCGTGAAATCCTCGAAGGGCAAAGACCCGAAGGTATACACGATGATTGCTCAGGCTTACGCCGAATCCAACGTAAAAGACGTTACCAAGGCCCTTACCTACGTTAGTGCTGGCGAAAAGCTCGGCAAAGGTAAGGACGACCCAGCGCTGATGATTGCCCGCGGCGACTTGTACCTGAAAACGGAGCAGGGCGGTGGCGAGGCCATGAACAGCTACGAGCGTGCTACCTTGGCCGACCCGAACAATGTGAAGGCTTACGTGCGTAAAGGTCAGCTGAACATGCGGGCCCGTACTTACAACGAAGCCAAAACGAACTTCGACAAAGCTATCAGCCTCGACCCGAACTACGCACCGGCTTACAATGCCTTAGCCGAGACGTACTATTTCGCTGGCCGTTACGATGATGCTCTGGCCCAGTTCCAGAAGTATTCTTCGCTGGCGGAGAAGTCGTCGGATACGGATGCGAAATATGCTTCGTTCCTGTACCTGACCAAGAAGTATCCTGAGGCACTGGTGGAGGTAGATAAGGTTCTGGCTAAAGACCCGAACAACCTCACCATGAACCGTCTGCGGGCTTACTCTCTGTACGAAACCGGCAAGAACGATGAGGCTTTGGCTGCTATGCAGAAATACATGCAGCTTGCTAGCGCTGGCAACAAAGTGATTACCGAGGACAACGTGTACTACGGTAAGATGCTGATTAAAGGTGGCAAGACCACGGAAGGCGCAGCCATCATTAAGAAGGCTATTGATGCTGATCCGAAGAAAGCCGCTGATCTGCAGAATGAGCTGGCTCAGGCTTATATGGCGGCGAAAGACTACCCCAATGCCATTTCTACGCTCAAGGCGCGGATGGCAGCTACCAAGGGTGGTGAACTAACCGACAAAGTATACCTGGGCCGGGCTTACGAGCTGAACAGCCAATATGCGCAAGCTGACAGTCTGTACGGCCTAGTAGTAGCTGAGCGTCCGAACTATGTTCCGGGCTACCAGATGCGTGCCCGCGCCAACGCGAACATCGACAAAGACTCGAAGCAGGGCCTTGCCAAGCCTTATTACGAGAAATACATCGAGGTAGCCGGTGCTTCGGCTGACGCCGCCAAGTACAAGAGCGGTCTGCTAGAAGCCAACAAATACCTGGGGTATTACTACTACCAGAAAGGCGACAAGACCACCGCTTTGCCCTACTGGCAGCAGGCCCTGGCTTTGGACCCCAACGACCAGCAGGCTAAAACGGCAATAGCCGAAATTACCAAGCCCAAAACGGCGGCTAAGCCCGCCGTGAAGCGCAAGTAG
- a CDS encoding PstS family phosphate ABC transporter substrate-binding protein — MTRANFWVLGVALCTSIGMASCGNDATSTQATDTPTSGSIRIGVDETFEPILKSQVDTFQKLYTSAHINAAYQPELDVMRAFMADSIRLAVVSRELTAEEKATLQRLKLEPFSVRIGVDGVAIIMHPSNRDSLLTTAQLKGIFTGQLAQWNQISPGNKLGAITAVFDNNNSSTARYVQDSVNNGAPLAKGVFASKSNPALIDYVATHPNAIGVIGINWISDRDDPNVPKFLKRIRVAGISPKATGSTSADYVQPYQAYLAQKLYPLRRNLYVISREARTGLGTGFATFAAGNKGQLIMLKSGLMPAKGQIRMMDVKPSL, encoded by the coding sequence ATGACGCGCGCTAACTTTTGGGTTTTAGGAGTGGCCTTGTGCACCAGTATCGGAATGGCTAGCTGCGGCAACGACGCAACTAGTACCCAAGCTACTGACACACCCACGAGCGGATCTATTCGGATTGGGGTTGACGAGACGTTTGAGCCTATTCTAAAGTCTCAAGTGGACACTTTTCAAAAGCTCTATACCAGCGCCCACATCAATGCAGCTTACCAGCCGGAACTGGACGTAATGCGGGCATTTATGGCCGACAGCATTCGGTTGGCGGTGGTATCTAGAGAACTCACGGCGGAGGAAAAGGCTACCTTACAGCGTCTTAAGTTGGAGCCTTTTTCAGTTCGTATTGGTGTAGACGGGGTAGCCATCATCATGCACCCGAGCAACCGCGACAGTTTGTTAACTACGGCTCAGTTGAAAGGTATTTTTACCGGGCAACTAGCTCAGTGGAATCAGATCAGCCCAGGCAACAAACTAGGTGCCATTACGGCCGTATTTGATAACAACAACTCCAGCACTGCTCGTTACGTGCAGGATTCCGTTAATAACGGCGCACCGCTGGCGAAAGGTGTTTTTGCCTCGAAATCGAACCCAGCACTCATCGATTACGTTGCAACTCATCCGAATGCAATTGGGGTAATTGGTATTAACTGGATCAGTGACCGGGACGACCCCAATGTTCCGAAGTTCTTAAAACGGATACGGGTTGCTGGTATAAGCCCCAAAGCCACGGGTTCTACTTCAGCAGACTACGTACAGCCTTATCAAGCATACTTAGCCCAGAAGCTGTACCCGCTGCGCCGTAATCTGTACGTTATTAGCCGCGAAGCGCGCACCGGACTTGGCACCGGTTTTGCAACCTTTGCAGCAGGTAACAAAGGACAACTTATCATGCTAAAGTCGGGATTGATGCCTGCCAAGGGACAAATCCGGATGATGGATGTTAAGCCCTCTCTGTAG
- a CDS encoding RluA family pseudouridine synthase produces the protein MQEPEEEFIESSLGNPPVDAGELAEEDDEGGDELYEHHRIRADRRQELLRLDKFLLNRLPSTSRTRIQNAIRAEAVQVNDRPVKSNYRVKPLDVITITLPEPPREFKVLPEPMDLDIRYEDAELLLVNKPAGLVVHPAYGNWNGTLVNGLAYHLQNLPTGRNGEIRPGLVHRIDKDTSGLLVVGKTEWAMTHLSNQFFHHTIERTYLALVWGVPKEAEGTIRGHIGRSLKDRKVQAVFPEGEHGKHAVTHYKVLQSFDSKVALLQCNLETGRTHQIRAHMKHIGHPLFGDATYGGDKIVYGQRTGSYKAFAEKMLALMPRQALHAKSLGFEHPVTHEHLHFEAELPADFHELLAKWEEYATTKS, from the coding sequence ATGCAGGAGCCGGAAGAAGAATTTATTGAGAGCAGCCTCGGCAACCCACCTGTGGACGCAGGGGAACTGGCTGAGGAGGATGACGAAGGAGGGGATGAACTATACGAGCATCACCGCATCCGGGCCGACCGGCGGCAGGAACTGCTCCGGCTAGATAAGTTTCTGCTTAACCGCCTGCCTAGTACCTCCCGAACCCGCATTCAGAATGCCATCCGGGCGGAGGCGGTACAGGTGAATGACCGGCCCGTTAAATCTAACTACCGCGTTAAGCCACTCGATGTTATAACTATTACGCTGCCCGAGCCACCACGGGAGTTCAAGGTTCTGCCCGAACCTATGGACTTGGACATTCGCTACGAGGACGCCGAGTTGCTACTTGTAAATAAGCCGGCTGGGTTAGTCGTGCATCCGGCGTATGGCAACTGGAATGGCACCCTAGTGAATGGGCTAGCCTATCATCTGCAGAACCTGCCAACGGGCCGCAACGGAGAAATTCGCCCGGGCCTAGTACACCGGATTGATAAGGATACTTCGGGCTTACTAGTGGTAGGTAAAACCGAGTGGGCTATGACTCACCTTTCCAACCAATTTTTTCATCACACCATTGAGCGCACGTATCTGGCGCTAGTGTGGGGTGTACCCAAGGAGGCAGAAGGCACCATTCGAGGGCATATTGGGCGCAGCTTAAAAGACCGAAAGGTGCAAGCAGTATTCCCGGAAGGCGAGCATGGCAAGCACGCCGTGACGCATTATAAGGTGCTGCAGTCCTTCGACAGTAAAGTAGCTCTGCTCCAGTGCAACCTAGAAACTGGTCGTACGCATCAGATTCGGGCTCACATGAAGCACATCGGACATCCACTGTTTGGTGATGCTACCTATGGCGGAGATAAGATAGTGTATGGGCAGCGCACGGGCTCCTACAAGGCCTTTGCTGAAAAGATGCTGGCCCTCATGCCCCGGCAGGCGTTGCATGCTAAATCATTAGGTTTTGAGCATCCAGTCACCCACGAGCACTTGCATTTTGAAGCCGAGCTTCCCGCCGATTTTCACGAGCTATTAGCAAAATGGGAAGAATATGCCACTACAAAAAGCTAA
- the bamA gene encoding outer membrane protein assembly factor BamA has product MSSSYHKLIPAAALALSLGAVPISTAVAQTQVPAASAGEQPQRYTLGGITVSGARYLDPNTLIGLTGLKVGDPITIPGEEIGKAIRRLWDQGILGDVSVSIARTEGSRIFLDFNLKERPRLSKFEFSGIGKSQADELKNKIKLIRGKVVTDALLSNTRTQVRKFYTNKGFLDSKVTITQVPDSSLSNSVVLNIKVDKGSKVKINDIQFEGNTAYSDGKLKGKFKKTKEKKFPKLFNSGKFQSKEFEEDKAKLLEFYNSEGYRDAVVVSDTLERIGDALRLTVKVDEGPKYYFRNITWKGNYLYDDKTLASVLGIKEGSVYSKETLDKRLNYNPTGQDVTSLYMNDGYLFFQIEPVETKVEGDSIDIEMRLTEGVQARIKDVNIAGNTKTSDHVVRRSLYTLPGDKFSREQLIRSQREIATLGYFDPEKIGLNPVPNQADGTVDINYTVEEKPSDQITLSGGWGGYAGFIGTVGLVFNNFSLRKAGTLRNWTPVPAGDGQRLSLNVQANGLQYQAYSFSFTEPWLGGRKPNSLSVSLTKTIYRLGTNFDAETGSFLKTNGASVSLGRRLRWPDDYFTLSNALSITQYKLNNYTALGSEFFPNGTGNANNITFNTTLSRNSIDNPTFTRRGSSLALSVNLTPPYSLFPGSSPSVGEWVEFHKWMFDASWFSPVVGKLVLNTRAHFGFIGTYNSSRPIGPFERFKLGGSGLGYGGSANFIAGTEYIGLRGYADPGDASTSPLPTSITGTNGSSGGVVYNKFVMEMRYPVSLNPAATVYVLSFAEAGNAFERYSEYNPYKLYRSAGVGARIFMSAFGLLGFDYGWGFDKVPIYTPGQKQDKGIFHFIIGQQIR; this is encoded by the coding sequence ATGAGTTCTTCCTACCATAAACTTATTCCAGCTGCCGCGCTGGCCTTGTCCTTGGGCGCAGTGCCAATAAGCACGGCCGTTGCCCAAACTCAGGTGCCGGCTGCCTCTGCCGGCGAGCAGCCCCAGCGTTACACTCTGGGTGGCATCACTGTAAGCGGCGCCCGTTACCTGGATCCTAATACGCTAATCGGCCTGACTGGGTTGAAGGTAGGGGACCCAATTACAATTCCGGGCGAAGAAATCGGTAAAGCCATCCGCCGGCTCTGGGACCAGGGCATTTTGGGCGACGTAAGTGTGAGCATTGCGCGCACAGAGGGCAGCCGCATCTTTCTTGATTTTAACTTAAAGGAGCGGCCCCGGCTGTCTAAATTTGAGTTTTCGGGCATCGGTAAAAGCCAGGCCGATGAGCTCAAGAATAAGATTAAGCTAATCCGCGGAAAGGTGGTAACGGATGCGTTGCTGAGCAACACCCGTACCCAGGTTCGGAAGTTCTATACCAATAAGGGCTTTCTGGACAGTAAGGTTACCATCACCCAGGTTCCTGATTCCTCGCTGTCTAACAGTGTCGTGCTGAATATCAAAGTTGATAAGGGCTCTAAGGTCAAAATCAATGACATTCAGTTTGAGGGAAACACAGCCTACTCGGATGGTAAGCTGAAGGGCAAGTTCAAGAAAACCAAAGAGAAGAAATTTCCTAAGCTCTTTAACTCCGGCAAGTTTCAGAGTAAAGAATTTGAAGAGGACAAAGCCAAGCTGCTAGAGTTTTACAACAGTGAAGGCTACCGCGACGCTGTTGTAGTTTCCGATACGCTGGAGCGGATAGGGGATGCCCTGCGCCTCACTGTCAAGGTAGATGAGGGTCCCAAGTATTACTTCCGGAATATTACCTGGAAGGGTAACTACCTCTACGATGACAAGACCCTGGCCTCTGTGCTAGGCATTAAAGAAGGTAGCGTCTATAGCAAGGAAACTCTGGATAAACGCCTGAACTACAACCCAACAGGTCAGGACGTAACCTCGCTCTACATGAACGACGGTTACCTGTTCTTCCAGATTGAGCCAGTAGAGACCAAGGTAGAAGGCGACTCAATTGATATTGAGATGCGTCTTACGGAAGGTGTACAGGCGCGCATTAAGGACGTGAACATTGCCGGAAACACGAAAACTTCCGACCACGTAGTGCGCCGCTCCCTGTACACGCTGCCCGGCGACAAATTCAGCCGAGAGCAGCTCATTCGCAGCCAGCGTGAAATTGCTACCCTAGGCTACTTCGACCCGGAAAAGATTGGGTTGAACCCGGTTCCTAACCAGGCTGATGGTACGGTTGACATCAATTACACGGTGGAAGAGAAGCCTTCCGACCAGATTACCCTGTCGGGTGGTTGGGGTGGTTACGCCGGCTTTATTGGTACCGTTGGTCTAGTGTTCAATAACTTTTCCCTGCGCAAAGCCGGTACGTTGCGCAATTGGACGCCGGTGCCCGCCGGTGATGGTCAGCGTTTGTCGCTGAACGTGCAGGCGAATGGCTTGCAATACCAGGCCTACTCTTTCTCGTTTACGGAACCCTGGCTGGGTGGCCGCAAGCCGAACTCTCTGTCCGTAAGCCTAACCAAAACCATTTACCGGCTAGGTACCAACTTCGACGCCGAAACGGGTAGTTTCCTTAAAACAAATGGTGCTAGTGTAAGCTTAGGCCGCCGTTTGCGTTGGCCCGATGACTATTTCACGCTGAGTAATGCCCTGTCCATCACCCAGTACAAACTGAACAACTACACGGCGTTAGGCTCTGAATTCTTCCCTAACGGTACGGGTAACGCGAACAACATAACGTTTAACACAACCCTTTCCCGCAACAGCATCGACAACCCCACCTTCACGCGCCGGGGCTCTTCACTGGCGCTGAGTGTGAATCTGACGCCGCCTTACTCCTTGTTCCCGGGGTCCAGCCCCAGCGTAGGTGAGTGGGTAGAGTTTCACAAGTGGATGTTTGACGCCTCTTGGTTCTCGCCGGTGGTAGGCAAGCTGGTTCTCAATACCCGCGCCCACTTCGGTTTCATTGGCACCTACAACAGCAGCCGCCCAATCGGGCCATTTGAACGCTTTAAGCTGGGTGGCTCGGGTCTGGGCTACGGTGGGTCGGCAAACTTTATAGCTGGCACTGAATACATTGGCCTAAGAGGCTACGCGGACCCAGGCGATGCCAGCACTTCCCCCTTACCTACCTCTATAACTGGTACGAATGGTTCTAGTGGCGGCGTGGTGTACAATAAGTTCGTGATGGAAATGCGTTATCCGGTTAGCTTAAACCCGGCCGCCACCGTGTACGTGCTCAGCTTTGCAGAAGCTGGCAACGCTTTTGAACGCTATTCCGAGTACAATCCTTATAAGTTGTACCGCTCAGCGGGGGTCGGAGCCCGCATCTTCATGTCGGCATTTGGTTTGCTAGGGTTTGACTACGGTTGGGGCTTTGATAAAGTGCCGATCTACACTCCTGGTCAGAAGCAGGACAAGGGCATCTTCCACTTTATTATCGGCCAGCAGATCCGCTAA
- a CDS encoding energy transducer TonB, with protein sequence MPPPVFQQKPITTPPAGAAITVRPPTPATATRVVRDDLVKTPPVDTDVKPLDGPAITGPVATAGDDISTVPGGVIGGSDTVTQPAAPAITEPFVHVENMPEFMGGDAALAKYFQRNLRYPPQALRAGIEGKVYMSFTVNSDGSITDVSVLKGLGYGTDEEASRVIRQMPAWKPGYQNHRAVPVRYNLPITFKYE encoded by the coding sequence TTGCCTCCTCCCGTCTTCCAACAGAAACCCATCACTACCCCTCCGGCGGGGGCAGCCATTACCGTGCGTCCGCCAACTCCCGCTACGGCTACCCGGGTAGTTCGCGACGATTTAGTGAAGACACCGCCTGTTGATACAGATGTAAAGCCGCTGGATGGTCCGGCTATTACTGGACCCGTTGCAACAGCAGGTGATGACATATCAACCGTACCCGGCGGGGTTATTGGTGGTAGCGACACAGTTACGCAACCAGCGGCTCCGGCCATAACGGAGCCATTCGTACACGTGGAGAACATGCCGGAGTTTATGGGTGGCGATGCGGCACTAGCCAAGTACTTTCAACGCAACCTTCGTTACCCTCCGCAGGCTCTGCGAGCCGGCATAGAAGGTAAGGTGTATATGTCGTTCACAGTTAACTCCGATGGTAGCATCACGGATGTGTCGGTGTTGAAAGGGTTGGGTTACGGCACAGATGAGGAAGCCTCCCGCGTAATTCGGCAAATGCCGGCCTGGAAACCTGGTTACCAAAACCACCGAGCGGTTCCAGTCCGTTACAACCTCCCCATTACATTTAAATACGAATAA